Proteins found in one Paenibacillus borealis genomic segment:
- a CDS encoding thioredoxin family protein, whose protein sequence is MRPEIPRRPVSHITDTEFEALAFGSERPVLVFFGSRRCKICRQLFPVTEAIAHDFQGRMNVYGVDAGKYRLLFQSLRLRGIPQLVLFLDGEVKLRLGGFHPHPVLVDQLEQWVP, encoded by the coding sequence ATGCGTCCGGAAATTCCGCGCAGGCCGGTCTCCCATATTACGGACACGGAATTTGAAGCGCTGGCTTTCGGCAGCGAACGCCCTGTACTTGTCTTCTTCGGTTCACGCCGCTGCAAAATCTGCAGGCAGCTGTTCCCGGTCACCGAGGCCATAGCCCATGATTTCCAGGGCAGGATGAACGTGTACGGCGTAGATGCCGGCAAATACCGGCTGCTGTTTCAGAGTCTGCGCCTGCGGGGCATCCCGCAGCTGGTGTTGTTCCTGGACGGTGAGGTCAAGCTGCGCCTTGGCGGGTTTCACCCGCATCCGGTCT